Proteins found in one Magnolia sinica isolate HGM2019 chromosome 5, MsV1, whole genome shotgun sequence genomic segment:
- the LOC131247166 gene encoding uncharacterized protein LOC131247166: MSKSNFSKTSHFPSLLLQDILSLFSFIHSHPLYFAYLIFFFPYILHLLSFLYPLLLSTSLLLLSLLTISPHLDTPPRCGFLINTCQAILNVFRTKLDGDDDTSELGLFEPLASMASELEACMGPHAVPELEALMGPHAGSENSPRSEELVERYLREDPTKIVIGLDSRENFTVPAGLDSGRFGSMRREKEWKRTLACKLYEERQTVDGIEGMDSLWEVHEVDSGKIKVKNKNEKKKGRRKGEVEEEEEDEDIDGQLCCLQALRFSTGKMNLGMGRLNSMRISKAFKGIGLFVRRERKIP; encoded by the coding sequence ATGTCCAAATCCAACTTCTCAAAAACCTCCCATTTCCCATCTCTCCTTCTCCAAGACATCCTCTCCTTATTCTCTTTCATACACTCCCACCCTCTTTACTTCGCAtatctcatcttcttcttcccttaCATCCTCCATCTCCTCTCCTTTCTCTACCCTCTCCTCCTCTCCACCTCTCTACTTCTACTCTCTCTCCTCACCATCTCCCCCCATCTTGACACTCCCCCACGATGTGGGTTCCTCATAAACACATGCCAGGCAATCCTCAATGTCTTTAGGACAAAGCTTGACGGCGATGATGACACCTCCGAGTTAGGCCTCTTCGAGCCCCTGGCATCAATGGCCTCGGAGCTCGAAGCCTGCATGGGGCCCCATGCAGTGCCTGAGCTTGAAGCCCTCATGGGGCCCCATGCAGGAAGTGAGAACTCCCCAAGAAGTGAAGAGTTAGTTGAACGTTACTTGAGAGAAGACCCAACCAAGATTGTCATCGGCCTAGATAGTAGAGAGAATTTTACAGTGCCGGCGGGTCTTGATTCTGGGAGATTTGGGTCgatgagaagagagaaagaatggAAGAGGACATTGGCATGCAAGCTTTATGAAGAGAGACAGACCGTGGACGGCATTGAAGGTATGGATTCTCTCTGGGAGGTTCATGAGGTGGATTCTGGCAAGATCAAGGTGAAGAACAAGAACGAGAAGAAGAAGGGGAGGAGAAAAGGTGAagtggaagaggaggaggaagatgaagaCATTGATGGGCAGCTGTGCTGCTTGCAAGCTCTGAGGTTTTCAACTGGGAAGATGAATTTAGGAATGGGGAGGTTGAATTCAATGAGGATTTCCAAGGCATTTAAAGGAATTGGGTTGTTTGTGAGGAGAGAAAGGAAAATTCCTTAG